The following are encoded in a window of Polynucleobacter sp. AP-Kolm-20A-A1 genomic DNA:
- a CDS encoding AAA family ATPase codes for MVCKLTPSAPRLILFAGHAGTGKSTLAKKALPLIVERTSEDFFFLDKDTVYGAFSAHMMELTTQNPNDRDSPFYLENLRDWEYNGLIDIARENLLLGVNVILVGPFSKEIQSGRMFDPVALGIPPQTSISVAWIDLEESVAKSRMEQRGDPRDEWKLAHWDQYAKRRTEPPTHPLVHRFNNLSFNESAFEKLIDDLLQ; via the coding sequence ATGGTCTGCAAACTCACCCCCTCTGCACCCCGCCTCATCCTCTTTGCCGGACATGCCGGCACTGGCAAGTCGACTTTAGCCAAAAAGGCCCTACCCCTTATTGTGGAGAGGACTAGCGAGGATTTCTTCTTTTTAGATAAAGATACTGTCTATGGAGCCTTTAGCGCCCACATGATGGAACTCACCACACAAAATCCCAATGATCGCGATAGCCCCTTCTATCTAGAAAATCTACGCGATTGGGAATACAACGGACTCATTGATATCGCCAGAGAGAATTTACTCTTGGGTGTTAATGTCATCTTGGTTGGCCCATTCTCTAAGGAAATTCAGAGCGGCAGAATGTTTGACCCGGTAGCATTAGGCATTCCACCTCAAACCAGCATTTCAGTTGCCTGGATTGACTTAGAAGAAAGTGTCGCCAAAAGTCGTATGGAGCAACGTGGCGACCCCAGAGACGAATGGAAGCTTGCCCACTGGGATCAATATGCCAAGCGCCGTACTGAGCCACCGACCCATCCCTTAGTGCATCGATTTAATAATTTAAGTTTTAATGAGTCCGCATTCGAAAAACTCATTGATGACTTACTTCAATAA
- a CDS encoding OmpW family protein: MRLKSLVAVMAAVASLAPIASQAQSSSENPWMVRVRAVDLLWQNGQSGIAQAANIKAKDQVIPEFDITYFFTKNIATELVLTWPQQVNITATSANTNVGKISALPPSLLLQYHFTDLGALKPYVGAGVNYTVFSNRQNFYGAGAGLQVEPSSFGAVGQVGADYMFDKNWGLNVDVKYATMATNVQAVAGGANLGKLTLNPWMPAVGVTYKF; the protein is encoded by the coding sequence ATGCGTCTTAAATCACTAGTAGCAGTAATGGCTGCAGTAGCTTCTTTAGCTCCAATCGCCTCACAAGCACAGTCTTCTTCTGAGAATCCATGGATGGTTCGTGTACGTGCCGTTGACCTGCTTTGGCAAAATGGCCAATCTGGTATTGCTCAGGCAGCCAATATCAAGGCAAAGGATCAAGTAATCCCTGAATTTGATATCACTTATTTCTTTACAAAAAATATCGCAACTGAGTTGGTATTGACCTGGCCACAGCAAGTAAACATTACTGCTACTAGTGCCAACACCAACGTAGGTAAGATTAGCGCGCTGCCTCCATCACTATTGCTTCAATATCACTTCACCGATTTAGGTGCTTTGAAGCCTTACGTTGGCGCAGGTGTGAACTACACAGTTTTCAGCAACCGTCAAAATTTCTACGGCGCTGGTGCAGGTTTGCAAGTTGAGCCATCAAGCTTTGGTGCTGTTGGTCAAGTTGGTGCAGACTACATGTTTGATAAAAACTGGGGTCTTAACGTTGACGTTAAATACGCAACAATGGCTACCAATGTTCAGGCTGTTGCTGGCGGCGCAAACCTTGGTAAGTTGACATTGAATCCTTGGATGCCTGCGGTTGGTGTAACTTACAAGTTCTAA
- a CDS encoding AsmA family protein: MNKTIKLILAISAVALTLLGVDLWYGSSLVNPAQLTKLLSSSVKDATGRDLKISGPVSLKIFPSIGVTAEQVSLSNASWASDAQMLTLKYIEMNIKLLPLLTGNVEISSMNLKGLDARLQTNKAGVGNWDMTSSASTPDASSGNSATQSTSDDSAFVAIEAVNISDAQISYQEANGSTKIFSLPKFALDKSGSKTSVIVDAQHANYTLGLKGKVSSLRTAIMDWDQSPVKMDIDLVLTLNGKTLDIQGEINKTPKVLPKFDISLNSKSFDLVPLAGSAVIAANGAKVNSVSAPPKAREKYFFSADMLPFDLIPEATGKIALNIDKLGVPDQAPFTNVKANLLFKGQDLEINDLNFAVGKGEAQAQIKLSQFHGPSPVLVAKGIAKDFSLEQIVVTADPNARVSGGNTELAFNISSRGKSLHQIAASANGTVQVYIGNAVLDSALMNKGGDFVITVLDAVNPMRKKTKKTILECAVAYLPIANGIITAKDSVGAVTDRLDILLAGTVNLNTEAINIKINPNEKSGLTTGLDLGSLVMLQGTLQNPSAGINKEGVVNSAVTIGLGIITGGISIAAENAKSLVTKSYSCKTALRPWSDIYPGSK, encoded by the coding sequence ATGAATAAAACGATCAAGCTCATTTTGGCTATATCTGCTGTAGCCCTTACTTTATTAGGGGTGGACTTATGGTACGGATCTTCATTGGTCAATCCAGCGCAATTAACCAAATTACTAAGTAGCTCAGTAAAAGATGCTACTGGCCGAGATCTTAAAATCTCAGGGCCTGTTAGCTTGAAGATATTCCCCTCTATTGGGGTTACTGCAGAGCAGGTCTCATTAAGTAATGCATCTTGGGCTAGTGATGCGCAAATGCTGACCTTGAAATACATTGAGATGAATATCAAATTACTGCCTTTGCTGACTGGTAATGTTGAAATTAGCAGTATGAATTTGAAGGGGCTTGATGCTCGCCTACAAACCAATAAGGCTGGGGTAGGTAACTGGGATATGACTTCTTCAGCAAGCACTCCCGATGCTTCTTCAGGCAATTCTGCTACCCAATCAACGTCTGATGACAGTGCATTTGTGGCGATTGAAGCTGTCAATATTTCTGATGCGCAAATAAGTTATCAAGAGGCAAATGGCTCGACCAAGATTTTTTCACTCCCTAAATTTGCTTTGGATAAGAGCGGGTCAAAAACGTCCGTTATTGTGGATGCCCAGCACGCTAACTACACGCTAGGTCTAAAAGGAAAAGTGAGCTCGTTACGCACGGCGATAATGGATTGGGATCAGTCTCCCGTAAAGATGGATATTGATTTGGTGCTCACCTTAAATGGCAAGACTCTCGACATTCAGGGCGAGATCAATAAGACGCCAAAAGTATTGCCTAAGTTCGATATTTCACTAAATTCCAAATCGTTTGATTTGGTTCCGCTTGCAGGTTCAGCAGTCATTGCTGCGAATGGCGCAAAGGTAAATTCTGTAAGCGCTCCCCCCAAGGCTCGAGAAAAATATTTCTTTAGTGCTGACATGCTTCCATTTGATTTAATCCCAGAGGCTACCGGCAAGATTGCTCTCAATATTGATAAGCTGGGCGTTCCCGATCAAGCCCCATTTACTAATGTAAAGGCCAATCTCTTATTTAAAGGTCAGGATCTAGAAATCAACGATTTGAACTTTGCCGTAGGCAAGGGTGAGGCGCAGGCGCAAATTAAGCTCTCTCAATTTCATGGTCCAAGCCCTGTGCTAGTGGCAAAAGGTATCGCCAAGGATTTCTCATTGGAGCAAATTGTAGTGACCGCAGATCCCAATGCGCGGGTAAGCGGCGGCAACACTGAACTGGCCTTTAACATCAGCAGTCGAGGGAAAAGCTTGCACCAGATAGCTGCTTCGGCAAACGGTACGGTCCAGGTCTATATTGGCAATGCAGTGTTGGACTCCGCTTTAATGAATAAGGGCGGTGATTTTGTCATCACGGTATTGGATGCAGTCAATCCAATGCGCAAGAAAACCAAAAAAACTATTCTAGAGTGCGCAGTAGCCTATCTACCAATTGCTAATGGCATTATCACTGCGAAGGATTCTGTTGGCGCAGTTACCGATCGCTTGGATATTCTGTTGGCTGGTACGGTCAACCTCAATACCGAAGCTATCAATATCAAAATTAATCCCAATGAAAAGTCTGGCCTAACAACTGGCCTCGATCTTGGCAGTTTGGTGATGCTGCAAGGTACATTGCAAAATCCCAGCGCAGGGATTAATAAGGAGGGGGTAGTTAATAGTGCTGTCACTATTGGTTTAGGCATCATCACGGGCGGAATCAGTATTGCCGCTGAAAATGCTAAATCGCTGGTTACGAAATCCTATTCTTGCAAAACAGCGCTGCGACCTTGGTCAGACATTTATCCTGGGTCTAAATAG
- a CDS encoding zinc ribbon domain-containing protein YjdM, with product MSTDNLPKCPACQEDMTYPDGENYVCAQCGHEWPMAGPAEEIEAGLIVKDANGNLLADGDTVTLIKDLKVKGSSTTLKVGTKIKGIRLVSGDHEVDCKTEAGNMLLKACFLKKA from the coding sequence ATGAGCACAGATAACCTACCAAAATGCCCTGCTTGTCAGGAAGATATGACTTACCCAGATGGCGAAAACTATGTTTGCGCCCAATGTGGGCATGAATGGCCTATGGCTGGACCCGCCGAAGAAATTGAAGCCGGTTTAATTGTCAAAGATGCCAATGGCAATCTCCTGGCTGACGGCGATACGGTGACTTTGATTAAAGATCTAAAGGTTAAGGGCTCGTCTACCACTTTAAAGGTGGGCACCAAGATTAAGGGAATTCGCCTGGTCTCTGGAGACCATGAGGTGGATTGCAAAACAGAAGCAGGCAATATGTTGCTTAAAGCCTGCTTCCTGAAAAAAGCTTAA
- a CDS encoding LLM class flavin-dependent oxidoreductase has translation MANPIPYSILDISPIPQGFTAGDALRNSLDVAQHAEKWGYTRYWVAEHHNMTGNASSATAVLVGYIAAGTSHIRVGSGGVMLPNHAPLVIAEQFGTLESIYPGRIELGLGRAPGTDQMTARALRRDLLGSDDRFPQDVRELQHYFGPIQEGQSVKAIPGANTNVPIWILGSSLYGAQLAAHFGLPYAFASHFAPEQLLEAMKIYRELFKPSAQLASPYSAFVMNVVAADTDEEAQHLFTTLQQNVVRMRRNTRGQLPPPIENLDDFCEPHEQATAAHALQCSVVGSLETVKKGMRQWLDKTGANELIFTGQIFDHQARLKSFEIAAQAAQGL, from the coding sequence ATGGCCAATCCCATTCCATACTCCATTCTAGATATATCTCCCATTCCTCAGGGATTTACAGCGGGCGATGCGCTTCGTAATTCATTGGATGTGGCGCAACATGCAGAAAAATGGGGCTACACCCGCTACTGGGTGGCAGAGCATCACAATATGACTGGAAATGCCAGTTCCGCAACTGCAGTGCTAGTGGGTTATATCGCCGCAGGCACATCACATATCCGGGTAGGTTCTGGCGGGGTCATGTTGCCAAACCATGCGCCACTTGTCATCGCAGAACAATTTGGCACTTTGGAATCTATCTATCCAGGTCGTATTGAGCTGGGCTTAGGACGCGCACCTGGAACTGACCAAATGACGGCAAGAGCGCTACGCCGTGATTTATTGGGAAGTGATGATCGCTTTCCGCAAGATGTACGCGAGCTTCAACATTACTTTGGTCCCATTCAGGAAGGGCAGTCTGTTAAAGCAATCCCGGGAGCCAATACCAACGTACCGATTTGGATCTTGGGCTCTAGCTTGTATGGTGCGCAGTTGGCTGCACACTTTGGTTTGCCATATGCATTTGCCTCGCACTTTGCCCCAGAACAACTATTGGAAGCAATGAAGATTTATCGTGAATTATTTAAGCCGTCTGCGCAACTTGCATCACCTTACTCAGCATTTGTTATGAATGTCGTAGCTGCAGATACGGATGAAGAGGCGCAACATCTCTTTACCACCTTGCAGCAGAATGTTGTCAGAATGCGGCGCAATACGCGCGGACAACTGCCACCTCCGATTGAGAATCTGGATGACTTTTGCGAGCCTCACGAGCAAGCTACCGCCGCTCACGCCCTGCAATGCTCTGTGGTCGGCTCTTTGGAGACTGTTAAAAAGGGAATGCGCCAGTGGCTGGATAAAACTGGCGCTAATGAATTGATATTTACTGGTCAGATCTTTGATCATCAAGCCAGACTCAAATCCTTCGAGATAGCGGCGCAGGCTGCCCAAGGCTTATAA
- the hemN gene encoding oxygen-independent coproporphyrinogen III oxidase produces MSSVANNQIADEKEVLFHPELLQKFDINGPRYTSYPSADRFHNEFCESDYLGALKRVAKANEPLSLYFHLPFCPNICYYCGCNKIITKDHGRSAKYIKYLAKEMAMVCSAMGAQKKIPVTQLHWGGGTPTFLSHEEMTELMHHTREHFELLPGGEYSIEIDPRRVTEQDIALLAELGFNRISLGVQDFNLAVQEAVHRVQTIEETQAVMDWSRKYGFKSRSVDLIYGLPKQTPETFKETVDAVLAMNPDRLSVYNYAHLPHIFKPQRRIAEADLPPAADKLDILSNTISRLGEAGYVFIGMDHFAKPDDELAIAQKEGKLHRNFQGYSTQAECDLLAFGISSIGKVDDCYSQNVRTLDEYYEALDKGHLPVLRGLQLDKDDLLRRELIGELMCQFALDTDQFAQSHGIDFPAYFGREIEELKSLEEAGLLEWQGQSMLVPIKGRLLARRVAMTFDRHLRESQAKGTYSKVL; encoded by the coding sequence ATGAGCTCAGTGGCAAACAATCAGATTGCGGATGAAAAAGAAGTTTTATTTCATCCGGAGTTATTGCAAAAGTTTGATATCAACGGCCCTCGTTACACATCTTATCCAAGTGCAGATCGCTTTCATAATGAATTTTGTGAGAGCGACTATCTAGGCGCTCTCAAGAGAGTGGCCAAAGCTAACGAGCCTTTATCGCTCTATTTCCACTTACCGTTCTGTCCTAATATTTGTTACTACTGCGGATGCAACAAAATCATCACCAAAGATCATGGCCGCAGTGCTAAATACATTAAGTATCTAGCGAAAGAAATGGCGATGGTCTGCTCCGCCATGGGTGCGCAGAAAAAAATACCGGTGACGCAGTTGCATTGGGGTGGTGGCACACCCACCTTCTTATCTCACGAAGAGATGACAGAGTTAATGCATCACACTCGCGAGCATTTTGAATTACTGCCGGGTGGCGAGTATTCAATAGAGATTGATCCACGTCGTGTAACAGAGCAAGATATTGCACTACTTGCTGAGCTGGGCTTTAATCGTATTAGCCTGGGTGTTCAGGACTTTAATCTGGCCGTGCAAGAAGCGGTGCACCGTGTGCAAACCATTGAAGAAACTCAAGCGGTGATGGATTGGTCCAGAAAGTATGGTTTTAAATCCAGAAGCGTTGATTTGATCTACGGCCTGCCAAAACAAACCCCGGAAACCTTTAAAGAAACGGTTGATGCGGTGCTGGCCATGAACCCAGATCGATTGTCAGTCTATAACTATGCGCACTTGCCTCACATCTTTAAACCACAGCGTCGTATTGCTGAGGCTGATCTTCCGCCTGCCGCAGATAAGCTGGATATTTTGTCCAATACCATTAGTCGGCTAGGTGAGGCGGGGTATGTCTTTATCGGCATGGATCATTTTGCTAAGCCGGACGATGAGTTAGCGATTGCCCAAAAAGAAGGAAAACTGCATCGTAATTTCCAGGGTTATTCAACGCAAGCCGAGTGTGACTTGCTCGCATTTGGTATTTCGTCGATTGGAAAAGTGGATGATTGCTATTCTCAAAACGTACGTACGCTAGATGAGTATTACGAAGCCTTAGATAAAGGCCATCTACCAGTTCTTAGAGGATTGCAGTTGGATAAAGATGATCTCTTGCGTCGCGAGCTCATTGGCGAACTCATGTGTCAATTTGCATTAGATACGGATCAGTTTGCACAGTCCCATGGAATTGATTTTCCGGCTTACTTTGGACGAGAGATTGAAGAGCTCAAGAGCCTAGAAGAAGCTGGCTTATTGGAGTGGCAGGGTCAGAGCATGCTGGTTCCAATTAAGGGCCGCCTATTAGCAAGAAGGGTAGCCATGACTTTTGACAGGCACCTACGAGAATCTCAAGCAAAAGGGACCTACTCCAAGGTCTTGTAG
- a CDS encoding serine/threonine protein kinase, with protein sequence MSQKKLVKQLLKKLDKLESDREKLIDKLAKALDKLDKKVADKKAPAKKAAAAKKPAAKKVATKKTSVKKVAAKKAPAKKAAAKKTVAATKTATLNEAN encoded by the coding sequence ATGAGTCAAAAGAAATTAGTTAAACAGTTATTAAAAAAGCTTGATAAATTAGAGTCCGACAGAGAAAAGCTAATTGATAAGCTTGCAAAAGCCCTGGATAAACTCGATAAAAAAGTAGCCGATAAGAAGGCGCCGGCTAAAAAAGCCGCGGCAGCAAAAAAACCCGCCGCCAAGAAAGTCGCAACCAAGAAGACCTCGGTAAAGAAGGTTGCCGCCAAAAAGGCACCAGCTAAAAAGGCAGCCGCCAAAAAGACTGTTGCCGCAACTAAAACGGCAACCCTAAACGAAGCCAATTAA
- a CDS encoding SlyX family protein yields MTEDRITNLEIKLSFTEDLIEKLNETVYKQQQQIEFLYRELKAIKEQASSGGGGGSLKDEIPPHY; encoded by the coding sequence ATGACTGAAGATCGAATCACGAATCTAGAAATCAAGCTCAGCTTTACTGAGGACTTGATTGAGAAACTCAATGAGACCGTCTATAAGCAACAGCAGCAGATTGAATTTCTTTATCGGGAACTGAAGGCCATTAAAGAGCAAGCTAGCAGTGGCGGTGGAGGCGGCAGCCTCAAAGATGAAATCCCTCCACACTATTAA
- a CDS encoding phage holin family protein, whose product MSNLTLFIVQWGLTSLSLWVASYIFSGLRFADGGSLLIAALLLGFANAIVKPLLILFTLPLTVVTMGLFLLVINALVLMLVSAVVSGFTISSFWTAFFASIFISLFSLFVSGLVF is encoded by the coding sequence ATGAGCAACTTAACGCTATTTATAGTCCAGTGGGGCTTAACTTCTTTATCCCTATGGGTGGCTAGCTATATTTTTAGCGGCTTACGCTTTGCTGATGGCGGTTCGTTATTGATTGCCGCTCTCTTGCTTGGCTTTGCCAATGCTATTGTGAAGCCGCTATTGATTTTATTCACACTTCCACTAACAGTAGTGACCATGGGGCTATTTTTGCTGGTGATCAATGCGCTGGTATTGATGCTGGTGTCTGCAGTAGTGAGCGGCTTTACGATCTCTAGCTTCTGGACAGCATTCTTCGCCAGTATCTTTATTTCTTTGTTCAGTCTCTTTGTGAGTGGACTCGTATTTTAA
- a CDS encoding YaeQ family protein gives MALRATIHKADLHVADSDRHYYGSHSLTIAKHPSETEERMMIRIIAFALQASEDLVFTKGLSDTDEPDLWIKDLTDAIQLWIEVGQPDERRILKACGRSDQVIVYCYGGHTSKIWWDGIANKLTRARNLQVVSIPAEQANELNKLVERSMVIHVNMQDGEVYISSDKGQVTITPENWRKNQD, from the coding sequence ATGGCCCTACGCGCAACAATCCACAAAGCCGACCTCCACGTCGCAGACTCTGACCGCCACTATTACGGCAGTCACTCCCTTACGATCGCCAAGCACCCCTCAGAAACTGAGGAAAGGATGATGATCAGAATCATCGCCTTCGCCCTACAGGCAAGTGAAGACTTGGTCTTTACCAAGGGCTTGAGCGACACCGACGAGCCTGATCTTTGGATTAAAGACCTCACCGATGCCATTCAGCTGTGGATTGAAGTTGGGCAGCCAGATGAACGCAGAATTCTGAAAGCTTGCGGCCGGTCAGATCAAGTGATTGTTTATTGCTATGGCGGACATACCAGCAAAATCTGGTGGGATGGCATCGCTAATAAGCTCACTAGAGCACGTAATCTACAAGTCGTATCCATTCCAGCAGAACAGGCAAATGAATTAAATAAGCTGGTCGAGCGCAGCATGGTGATTCACGTCAATATGCAAGATGGTGAAGTCTACATTTCTTCCGATAAGGGCCAAGTCACTATTACCCCAGAGAACTGGCGCAAAAATCAAGACTAA
- a CDS encoding YdcH family protein, which yields MFPEYRELITKLKTSDRHFSHIFDKHNNLDQKIQRMEAHTEPSTPEEIETLKKEKLLLKDQLYAVLKKAST from the coding sequence ATGTTCCCTGAATATCGCGAATTAATCACTAAGCTCAAAACTTCAGATCGTCACTTCTCGCATATATTTGATAAACACAATAATTTGGATCAGAAGATTCAACGGATGGAGGCCCACACCGAGCCATCTACTCCGGAAGAAATTGAAACTTTGAAAAAAGAGAAATTACTTTTAAAAGACCAGCTCTACGCAGTACTGAAAAAGGCGAGCACCTAA
- a CDS encoding putative toxin-antitoxin system toxin component, PIN family produces MRVVILDTNVLLDLFVFNDFRALHLKEALLARHISALATPKTLEEFADVISRPLFSLDQTAQEKIFTQWSSLAKIIGDEDLQNSPWQCQDPDDQVFLDLAYTHKPCTLVSKDNEVLKFASKAAKEQILITADYTQAL; encoded by the coding sequence ATGCGTGTCGTCATTCTCGATACCAATGTTTTGCTCGATCTCTTTGTCTTTAATGACTTTAGAGCGCTTCATTTAAAGGAAGCTTTGCTTGCCCGCCACATTAGCGCTCTTGCCACCCCCAAAACACTAGAAGAATTTGCTGATGTGATTTCTCGCCCGCTGTTTTCTTTAGATCAAACAGCTCAAGAGAAAATCTTCACGCAGTGGAGTTCTTTAGCCAAGATCATTGGCGATGAAGATCTCCAAAATTCTCCCTGGCAATGCCAAGACCCAGACGATCAAGTCTTCTTGGATTTAGCTTACACGCATAAACCCTGCACTTTGGTGAGCAAAGACAATGAAGTCTTAAAGTTTGCAAGCAAAGCTGCTAAAGAGCAGATTCTGATTACGGCCGATTACACGCAAGCCTTATAA
- a CDS encoding NAD(P)/FAD-dependent oxidoreductase — protein sequence MIRITELRLPIDHAPEALESAILKRLNLSPKDLIQFEVFKRSYDARKNVALSFIYTVDLSLKDEESILQKFSGDVHVRPSPDTSYHFVAKAPESIASGTALRPVVIGFGPCGIFAALVLAQMGFKPIVLERGKKVRERTQDTWGLWRKNVLNPESNVQFGEGGAGTFSDGKLYSQIKDPKFYGRKVINEFVKAGAPEEIQYVAKPHIGTFRLVGMVEKIRQEIIDLGGEIRFSQKVIGFDIQDQQITGVKIEGHDDLPANHVVLALGHSARDTFEALHHAGVFMEAKPFSVGFRIEHPQSLIDKARLGPHAGNELIGAADYKLVHHAKNGRAVYSFCMCPGGTVVAAASEPNRVVTNGMSQYSRNERNANAGIVVGITPEDYPGGPLAGIEFQRAIESKAFELGGRTYEAPGQLVGDFLEGKASTQFGSVIPSYKPGVHLTDLAESLPAYAIEAIREALPAFEKQIKGFSMKDAVLTGVETRTSSPLRITRGPNFQSLNIKGLYPAGEGAGYAGGILSAGVDGIKVAEAVALDYLAS from the coding sequence ATGATCCGTATTACTGAACTGCGTTTGCCAATCGACCATGCCCCAGAAGCCCTGGAGTCAGCGATTCTGAAGCGCCTCAATTTATCCCCAAAAGACTTAATTCAATTTGAGGTCTTTAAGCGTAGTTATGACGCTCGTAAAAATGTCGCGCTTTCGTTTATCTATACCGTTGATCTCTCGTTGAAAGATGAAGAAAGTATTCTTCAGAAATTCTCAGGCGATGTTCATGTAAGACCATCGCCAGATACCAGTTATCACTTTGTTGCCAAGGCTCCAGAATCTATAGCTAGTGGAACAGCATTGCGTCCTGTAGTCATCGGATTTGGCCCTTGTGGAATATTTGCTGCCTTAGTGTTGGCGCAGATGGGCTTTAAGCCTATTGTTTTGGAGCGCGGGAAAAAAGTTCGCGAGCGGACTCAAGATACTTGGGGCTTATGGCGCAAGAATGTGCTCAACCCAGAATCCAACGTGCAGTTTGGTGAGGGTGGGGCAGGCACCTTTTCAGATGGCAAGCTTTATAGCCAAATCAAGGACCCTAAATTTTATGGACGCAAGGTGATCAATGAGTTTGTGAAAGCCGGTGCCCCAGAAGAAATTCAGTATGTAGCAAAACCCCACATAGGCACCTTCCGTTTGGTAGGTATGGTCGAGAAAATTCGCCAAGAGATTATTGATCTGGGCGGGGAAATTCGTTTTTCTCAAAAAGTGATTGGTTTTGATATTCAAGATCAGCAAATTACTGGAGTAAAAATCGAGGGGCACGACGATCTGCCTGCAAATCACGTGGTGCTTGCCTTAGGTCATAGCGCACGCGACACCTTTGAAGCACTTCATCATGCAGGCGTATTTATGGAAGCCAAACCCTTCTCAGTAGGCTTTCGAATTGAGCATCCACAGTCATTAATTGATAAAGCACGCCTGGGCCCTCATGCAGGTAATGAGCTTATCGGCGCCGCCGACTATAAATTAGTGCATCACGCCAAGAATGGCCGCGCTGTATACAGTTTTTGTATGTGTCCTGGCGGTACTGTGGTGGCTGCAGCCTCTGAGCCAAATCGTGTGGTTACCAATGGAATGAGTCAGTACTCACGGAATGAGCGCAATGCCAATGCAGGCATCGTTGTTGGTATCACCCCAGAAGATTACCCAGGCGGACCACTTGCAGGCATTGAGTTTCAGCGCGCAATTGAATCCAAAGCATTTGAATTGGGTGGCCGAACATACGAAGCTCCAGGCCAATTGGTCGGTGATTTCTTGGAAGGTAAGGCATCTACACAATTTGGAAGCGTAATACCTTCTTATAAACCTGGCGTACATTTAACTGACTTAGCCGAAAGTTTGCCGGCATACGCCATTGAGGCAATCCGGGAAGCGCTACCTGCATTTGAGAAGCAAATCAAAGGTTTCTCAATGAAGGATGCTGTTTTAACTGGAGTTGAGACACGCACTTCATCACCTCTACGCATCACGCGTGGACCCAACTTCCAAAGCCTGAATATCAAAGGGCTCTACCCAGCAGGCGAGGGTGCTGGCTATGCTGGCGGCATTCTCTCTGCGGGAGTGGATGGTATTAAGGTAGCTGAGGCAGTTGCCTTGGATTATCTGGCGAGCTAA